In Oncorhynchus clarkii lewisi isolate Uvic-CL-2024 chromosome 16, UVic_Ocla_1.0, whole genome shotgun sequence, one genomic interval encodes:
- the LOC139368231 gene encoding endonuclease domain-containing 1 protein-like — MLTRMAYLHAVGLALLALGGWLSLCAADVGDFAPCLNFFYRSWPPKGLSGTPICQRYGNQYHFASLYSRPRRSPRFSAYMFSPPEGKRPPANWMFEPQLANTTADGNMTPFPLGELDPNVVNSQAVQLDYTNSSYTRGHLNPSLHHRTQEDRLSTFTLTNVVPQKVGSNNGPWETLENQVNHTLGSYCLGVAYVVTGVIPYLDNKHWIKGHRVAVPEYMWSAYCCPKYNKSLLNKVNLSKVFPTYAAIGRNDPNSTEEIVPIDKSSHKWFWGYDVRRMPLDTLEMYLKERFGTVISVFYEQCSGVK, encoded by the exons ATGTTAACCAGAATGGCATATCTTCATGCTGTGGGCTTGGCCCTTCTAGCTCTGGGAGGCTGGTTGTCCCTTTGTGCGGCTGATGTGGGGGACTTCGCCCCATGTCTGAACTTCTTCTACAGGTCGTGGCCCCCCAAGGGTCTGTCAGGGACCCCCATCTGTCAGCGCTATGGGAACCAGTACCACTTCGCCTCGCTGTACAGCCGCCCACGACGCTCGCCAAGGTTCTCTGCCTACATGTTCAGCCCGCCAGAAGGGAAAAGGCCCCCAGCAAACTGGATGTTTGAGCCACAG TTAGCCAACACCACAGCAGATGGCAACATGACCCCCTTCCCACTAGGTGAGCTGGACCCGAATGTGGTGAACAGCCAGGCCGTCCAGCTGGACTATACCAACTCTTCCTACACTCGGGGGCACCTCAACCCCAGCCTTCACCACCGGACCCAGGAGGACCGCTTGTCCACCTTCACCCTGACCAACGTGGTCCCTCAGAAGGTTGGCTCCAACAACGGGCCCTGGGAGACACTGGAGAACCAGGTCAACCACACTCTCGGCTCCTACTGCCTCGGTGTGGCCTACGTTGTGACGGGGGTTATTCCCTACCTGGACAACAAGCACTGGATCAAGGGTCATCGAGTGGCAGTGCCGGAGTACATGTGGTCAGCCTACTGTTGCCCTAAGTACAACAAGAGTCTACTTAACAAGGTTAATCTTAGCAAGGTTTTCCCCACATATGCTGCTATTGGACGCAATGACCCAAACAGCACAGAAGAGATTGTGCCCATTGACAAAAGCAGTCACAAATGGTTCTGGGGTTACGATGTAAGGCGTATGCCTCTGGATACGTTGGAGATGTACCTGAAGGAGCGATTTGGGACCGTCATCAGTGTGTTTTATGAACAATGCTCTGGGGTAAAATGA